The following are encoded together in the Janthinobacterium sp. Marseille genome:
- the ldcA gene encoding muramoyltetrapeptide carboxypeptidase, whose amino-acid sequence MNEELNQALRLLNAERSERKPIVIGLVAASGYAVNAEAVERGIANLQAQGCVVKNFSDASRKFQRFGATDDERIAQLYAAAQDPEVDIVMALRGGYGLTRLLPELDFKLLAASKKLFVGHSDFTALQMGLLAQAGGSSFSGPMLCDDFVRDELSAYTLNNFWRCITQPEHTLTVQAKDNPQLEASGTLWGGNLAMLAHLVGSPYLPQVPGGILFVEDVNEHPYRVERMVLQLLHAGVLDRQKALLLGDFSAYRLTDYDNGYDFEQMVAYLRSHLPVPVLTGLPFGHGRDKATLVAGALATLNSRADGFSLTMQGYPFLAA is encoded by the coding sequence ATGAATGAAGAATTGAATCAAGCCCTGCGCTTGCTGAATGCCGAGCGTAGTGAACGGAAACCAATAGTGATAGGCCTGGTGGCGGCGAGCGGTTATGCCGTCAATGCGGAAGCGGTAGAGCGGGGTATAGCAAATTTGCAGGCGCAGGGCTGCGTCGTGAAAAACTTCAGCGATGCCAGCAGAAAATTCCAGCGCTTTGGTGCTACCGATGACGAACGCATCGCGCAACTGTATGCGGCGGCACAGGATCCTGAAGTCGATATCGTCATGGCGCTGCGCGGTGGTTATGGCTTGACCCGTTTGTTGCCTGAGCTGGATTTCAAATTACTGGCAGCGAGCAAAAAACTGTTTGTCGGGCACAGTGATTTCACTGCCTTGCAAATGGGCTTGCTGGCACAGGCCGGCGGCAGCAGTTTTTCCGGACCGATGCTGTGCGATGACTTTGTGCGCGATGAGTTGAGTGCTTATACGCTGAACAATTTCTGGCGTTGCATCACGCAGCCGGAACATACCTTGACGGTACAAGCGAAGGATAATCCGCAGCTCGAGGCCAGCGGTACTTTATGGGGCGGCAACCTCGCAATGCTGGCGCATCTGGTCGGATCGCCTTATCTGCCGCAAGTGCCGGGCGGCATCCTGTTCGTCGAAGACGTCAACGAACATCCATACCGGGTTGAGCGCATGGTCTTGCAGTTATTGCATGCCGGTGTGCTGGATCGGCAAAAAGCACTGTTGCTCGGTGATTTTTCCGCGTATCGCCTGACGGATTACGATAATGGCTACGACTTCGAGCAAATGGTCGCTTACCTGCGTTCCCATCTGCCGGTGCCGGTACTGACCGGTTTGCCATTCGGCCATGGCCGTGACAAGGCGACGCTGGTGGCAGGCGCGCTAGCCACGCTGAATTCGCGGGCGGATGGTTTCAGCCTGACCATGCAGGGCTATCCTTTCCTCGCTGCATGA